From the Fibrobacter sp. UWB11 genome, one window contains:
- the rpmD gene encoding 50S ribosomal protein L30 has product MKKVRITLIKGIVRRLPVHRANVAALGLRKIGQTVEHNLTPSIAGMINAVKDMVKVEEI; this is encoded by the coding sequence ATGAAGAAAGTTCGTATTACTTTGATCAAGGGTATCGTCCGTCGCCTTCCGGTGCACCGCGCTAACGTGGCTGCACTCGGCCTCCGCAAGATCGGACAAACTGTTGAACACAATCTGACTCCGTCCATCGCTGGCATGATCAATGCCGTGAAGGACATGGTCAAGGTCGAGGAGATCTAA
- the rpsE gene encoding 30S ribosomal protein S5, with the protein MEREAQVSEFEDKVVHINRCAKTVKGGRRMSFSALVVVGNKNGKVGVGLGKAKEVSEAIRKGTEAAQRNIVEVQLLDGTIPHDIEVKSGSTRILLMPAAPGTGVIAGAAARAVLELAGVRNILTKIHGSSNPSTVVSACLEGLLSQKNKQDCAKLRGFEA; encoded by the coding sequence TTGGAACGCGAAGCTCAAGTTTCTGAATTTGAAGACAAGGTTGTACACATCAACCGTTGCGCTAAGACCGTTAAGGGCGGCCGTCGCATGTCCTTCTCCGCTCTCGTTGTCGTTGGCAACAAGAACGGCAAGGTCGGTGTCGGTCTCGGCAAGGCTAAGGAAGTTTCCGAAGCTATCCGTAAGGGTACCGAAGCCGCTCAGAGAAACATCGTGGAAGTCCAGCTCCTTGATGGCACTATCCCGCACGACATCGAAGTGAAGAGCGGTTCTACCCGCATCCTCCTCATGCCGGCTGCTCCGGGTACTGGTGTTATCGCCGGTGCTGCTGCCCGTGCTGTTCTCGAACTCGCCGGTGTCCGCAACATCCTCACGAAGATTCACGGTTCTTCTAATCCGAGCACTGTCGTAAGTGCTTGCTTGGAAGGCCTGCTTTCTCAGAAGAACAAACAGGACTGCGCCAAGTTGCGTGGTTTTGAAGCCTAA
- the rplR gene encoding 50S ribosomal protein L18 → MTAIAKKRIQSRIARHERVRKSVVGTAECPRLAVRRSLSHMVAQIFDDENNKSVAQVTTASKEFQGKFGEMTKTEQAKQLGLQIAEVAKSKGVESVVFDRGGYIYHGRVQALAEGAREGGLKF, encoded by the coding sequence ATGACTGCAATTGCTAAAAAAAGAATCCAGTCCAGAATCGCACGCCACGAACGCGTACGTAAGTCTGTTGTCGGAACTGCAGAATGCCCTCGTTTGGCTGTTCGCCGTTCCTTGTCTCACATGGTCGCCCAGATTTTTGATGACGAAAACAACAAGTCTGTCGCTCAGGTCACTACAGCTTCCAAGGAATTCCAGGGCAAGTTTGGTGAAATGACGAAGACCGAACAGGCTAAGCAGCTCGGTCTCCAGATTGCTGAAGTCGCCAAGTCCAAGGGCGTTGAATCCGTGGTCTTTGACCGCGGCGGTTACATCTATCACGGTCGCGTTCAGGCTCTCGCTGAGGGAGCTCGTGAAGGCGGACTCAAATTCTAG
- the rplF gene encoding 50S ribosomal protein L6, which translates to MSRIGKAIITIPAGVKVAVNGQNIKVEGPKGKLETNVHELISINLDGDKLSFTRPNDEKFTRAMHGTTRALVNNMVEGVTKGFQKTLEIVGVGYRVEQKGKDLNLVLGFSHPVIFKAPEGVELKAVDPLKITISGIDKQKVGQAAAEIRKYRKPEPYKGKGIKYAGEIVRRKQGKKTGK; encoded by the coding sequence ATGTCCCGTATCGGTAAAGCTATTATCACTATCCCGGCTGGCGTTAAAGTCGCCGTCAATGGTCAGAACATCAAGGTTGAAGGCCCGAAGGGTAAGCTCGAAACTAACGTTCACGAACTCATTTCCATCAATCTCGATGGCGATAAGCTCTCCTTCACCCGCCCGAACGATGAAAAGTTCACCCGCGCTATGCACGGCACCACTCGCGCTCTCGTCAATAACATGGTCGAAGGCGTCACCAAGGGTTTCCAGAAGACTCTCGAAATCGTTGGCGTGGGCTACCGCGTAGAACAGAAGGGTAAGGATTTGAACCTCGTCCTCGGTTTCTCTCATCCGGTGATCTTCAAGGCTCCGGAAGGCGTTGAACTGAAGGCTGTTGATCCGCTGAAGATTACGATCTCCGGCATCGACAAGCAGAAGGTCGGCCAAGCTGCAGCAGAAATTCGCAAGTACCGCAAGCCTGAACCGTATAAGGGCAAGGGCATCAAGTACGCTGGCGAAATTGTCCGTCGCAAGCAAGGTAAGAAGACAGGTAAATAA
- the rpsH gene encoding 30S ribosomal protein S8 has product MAMTDPIADMLTRIRNASTAKLPVVDIPASNLKRDIARVLQEKGFIKKFVVVDDGKQGILKVLLRYTKGESAIQGLQRVSTPGLRHYVDVAKLPRVRNGLGYAIISTSKGVMTDHEAREQKVGGEVIAKVW; this is encoded by the coding sequence ATGGCAATGACAGATCCTATCGCCGATATGCTCACCCGTATCCGCAATGCCTCTACGGCAAAGCTCCCCGTGGTGGACATTCCTGCCAGCAATCTGAAGCGTGATATTGCACGTGTGTTGCAGGAAAAAGGTTTCATTAAAAAGTTCGTCGTCGTTGATGACGGTAAGCAGGGCATCCTCAAGGTCCTCCTCCGTTACACGAAGGGCGAATCCGCTATCCAGGGCCTCCAGCGCGTTTCTACGCCGGGTCTTCGTCACTACGTTGACGTGGCCAAGCTTCCGCGCGTTCGCAATGGCCTCGGCTATGCAATCATCTCCACATCTAAAGGTGTCATGACTGACCACGAAGCCCGCGAACAGAAGGTGGGTGGCGAAGTCATCGCAAAGGTATGGTAA
- a CDS encoding type Z 30S ribosomal protein S14, with product MASRRMIEKCKRTPKYTVRGYNRCKRCGRPHAFMRRFGLCRICFREMALAGEIPGITKSSW from the coding sequence ATGGCAAGCAGAAGAATGATTGAAAAATGCAAGCGTACTCCGAAGTATACCGTTCGTGGGTACAACCGTTGCAAGCGTTGCGGTAGGCCGCACGCCTTTATGCGCCGCTTTGGCCTTTGCCGTATTTGCTTCCGCGAAATGGCACTCGCCGGCGAAATCCCCGGTATCACAAAGTCGTCTTGGTAA
- the rplE gene encoding 50S ribosomal protein L5, with protein sequence MNQMKQFYLEKVVPALQQKFAYKNVMQIPRLEKIVLNMGVGAASQNRKILDEAADTLTAITGQKAIVTNAKKAVANFHLREGIGIGAKVTLHGDNMWDFLYRFINIDLPRVRDFRGLARRGFDGMGNFTLGIKEQTIFVEIDIDKISRTFGMDISFVTSAKTDDEGRALLEELGLPFRK encoded by the coding sequence ATGAACCAGATGAAGCAATTCTATCTCGAAAAGGTCGTTCCGGCCTTGCAGCAAAAGTTTGCCTACAAGAACGTGATGCAGATTCCGCGTCTCGAAAAGATCGTGCTCAACATGGGCGTGGGCGCCGCTTCCCAGAACCGCAAGATTCTCGACGAAGCTGCTGACACTCTCACTGCTATCACCGGTCAGAAGGCTATTGTCACTAACGCTAAGAAGGCTGTCGCTAACTTCCACCTCCGTGAAGGTATCGGCATCGGTGCTAAGGTCACCCTTCATGGCGACAACATGTGGGACTTCCTCTATCGTTTCATCAACATCGACCTTCCGCGTGTCCGTGACTTCCGTGGTCTCGCACGCCGTGGCTTTGATGGCATGGGTAACTTCACCCTCGGCATCAAGGAACAGACGATCTTCGTTGAAATCGATATCGACAAGATTTCCCGTACTTTCGGTATGGACATCTCCTTCGTCACCTCCGCTAAGACGGACGATGAAGGTCGCGCCCTTCTCGAAGAACTTGGACTCCCCTTCAGGAAGTAA
- the rplX gene encoding 50S ribosomal protein L24 — MANIKKNDIVKVISGANKKTGTVISVKGDKVTVSGVNVRKRHEKPSQTNQTGGIVEKEMPIHISNVMLLEGNTPVRTRIVREKGKKGVRTSVKTGKAV; from the coding sequence ATGGCTAACATCAAGAAGAATGATATCGTCAAGGTGATTTCCGGTGCTAATAAAAAGACCGGCACCGTGATCAGTGTCAAGGGCGACAAGGTGACCGTTTCGGGTGTTAACGTCCGCAAGCGTCACGAAAAGCCGTCCCAGACCAATCAGACTGGTGGCATCGTTGAAAAGGAAATGCCGATTCACATTTCCAACGTGATGCTTCTCGAAGGCAACACTCCCGTTCGTACCCGCATCGTTCGCGAAAAGGGTAAGAAGGGCGTTCGTACCAGTGTTAAAACTGGAAAGGCTGTGTAA
- the rplN gene encoding 50S ribosomal protein L14 encodes MIQEETRLVVADNSGAKEVACIRVLGGTNRRYASIGDVIKVAVKDAIPQSKVKKGSVADAVVVRTAKEIARPDGTFIRFSDNAVVLINKDGEPRGTRIFGPVARELRDKKYMKIISLAPEVL; translated from the coding sequence ATGATTCAAGAAGAAACCAGACTCGTCGTGGCCGATAACAGTGGTGCCAAGGAAGTCGCCTGCATCCGTGTTTTGGGTGGCACAAACCGTCGCTATGCTAGCATCGGTGATGTCATCAAGGTAGCCGTTAAGGACGCTATCCCCCAGAGCAAGGTGAAGAAGGGTTCCGTGGCCGACGCCGTTGTCGTCCGCACAGCAAAAGAAATCGCACGTCCGGACGGAACGTTCATTCGTTTCTCCGACAACGCAGTGGTTCTCATCAACAAGGATGGCGAACCGCGTGGAACCCGTATTTTTGGACCGGTGGCTCGTGAGCTCCGTGACAAGAAGTACATGAAGATCATCTCCCTCGCACCTGAGGTTCTCTAA
- the rpsQ gene encoding 30S ribosomal protein S17, with translation MERNLRKVKQGIVSSDKMDKTITVVVENRKRHPMYNKIMTTTSKLKAHDEKNEAEEGDLVEIMETRPLSATKRWRLVRIVEKKK, from the coding sequence ATGGAAAGAAACCTTCGTAAAGTCAAGCAGGGTATCGTCTCTTCCGACAAGATGGACAAGACGATTACGGTTGTGGTCGAAAACCGCAAGCGTCACCCGATGTACAACAAGATCATGACTACGACCAGCAAGCTCAAGGCTCACGATGAAAAGAATGAAGCCGAAGAAGGCGACTTGGTTGAAATCATGGAAACTCGTCCCCTCTCTGCAACGAAGCGCTGGCGCCTCGTCCGCATTGTGGAAAAGAAGAAGTAA
- the rpmC gene encoding 50S ribosomal protein L29: MKARELKELGVDQLKEKLAQLNLDLFNYRMTAKLGNLEKPSVIQAARKDIARIKTILSEKAKA; this comes from the coding sequence ATGAAAGCACGTGAATTGAAAGAACTGGGCGTTGACCAGCTCAAGGAAAAACTGGCTCAGTTGAATCTCGATTTGTTCAATTACCGCATGACTGCGAAGCTCGGTAATTTGGAAAAACCCTCTGTGATTCAAGCTGCCCGCAAGGACATCGCCAGAATCAAGACCATCCTCAGCGAAAAGGCCAAGGCATAA
- the rplP gene encoding 50S ribosomal protein L16 has translation MLSPKRTLHRKQMKGRMKGVASRGNYIAFGEFGIQALEKCWLTARQIEAARIAMTRKIKRGGRVWIRVFPDKPITRHPAEARMGKGKGAVEFWAAVILPGRILFEMGGVERELAMEALHVAIQKLPLKCKIIEESEI, from the coding sequence ATGCTGAGTCCGAAAAGAACATTGCATCGTAAGCAAATGAAAGGGCGCATGAAGGGCGTCGCCTCTCGTGGCAACTATATCGCCTTTGGCGAATTCGGTATCCAGGCTCTTGAAAAGTGCTGGCTCACCGCTCGTCAGATCGAAGCTGCTCGTATCGCCATGACTCGTAAGATCAAGCGTGGTGGCCGCGTTTGGATCCGCGTCTTCCCCGATAAGCCGATTACCCGTCACCCTGCAGAAGCCCGTATGGGTAAGGGTAAGGGCGCAGTCGAATTCTGGGCAGCCGTAATCCTCCCGGGTCGCATCCTTTTTGAAATGGGTGGTGTTGAACGTGAACTTGCCATGGAAGCTCTCCATGTCGCAATTCAGAAGCTCCCCCTTAAGTGCAAAATCATCGAAGAATCGGAGATCTAA
- the rpsC gene encoding 30S ribosomal protein S3 — MGHKTHPNGLRLGVIRGWESKWYAEDKFADLLYEDIVLRRYLMKRFEHASLSKVGIERTVKKVNVNLYTARPGIVIGKKGEELERLKGELQFLTGKEIYIAVHEIKRPETDAKLVAENIARQLEKRISFRRAMKRAIQSAMRMGVEGIKVQCGGRLGGAEIARVEKYAEGRVPLHTLRADIDYATAIAKTVYGAIGIKVWIMHGEKIGKDVMNDNKREK; from the coding sequence ATGGGTCACAAAACTCATCCTAATGGTCTTCGTCTTGGCGTTATCCGCGGTTGGGAATCCAAGTGGTATGCCGAAGACAAGTTTGCCGATCTTCTCTATGAAGATATCGTGCTCCGTCGCTACTTGATGAAGCGTTTCGAACATGCCTCCCTTTCCAAGGTCGGCATCGAACGTACCGTCAAGAAGGTGAACGTTAACCTCTATACCGCTCGCCCGGGTATCGTTATCGGTAAAAAGGGCGAAGAATTGGAACGTTTGAAGGGCGAACTCCAGTTCCTCACCGGTAAAGAAATCTATATTGCAGTCCACGAAATCAAGCGTCCGGAAACTGATGCCAAGCTCGTGGCTGAAAACATTGCTCGCCAGCTCGAAAAGCGTATTTCTTTCCGCCGTGCCATGAAGCGCGCTATCCAGTCCGCTATGCGCATGGGCGTTGAAGGAATCAAGGTGCAGTGCGGTGGCCGTCTCGGCGGTGCTGAAATTGCACGCGTTGAAAAGTATGCTGAAGGCCGCGTGCCTCTGCACACTCTTCGTGCTGACATCGACTACGCAACTGCCATCGCTAAGACCGTTTATGGTGCCATCGGTATCAAGGTGTGGATCATGCACGGTGAAAAGATTGGTAAGGACGTCATGAACGACAACAAGAGAGAGAAGTAA
- the rplV gene encoding 50S ribosomal protein L22 — protein MQAVAKVKNVRYGVRKLRRVVDLVRGKSVSEAFAMLSILRTQTKGAPLVENALKSAVANLKQKSAAPVSAEEIVIKTITADGGTIMKRIHPRSQGRAFRIEKPLSHITVVVADKEN, from the coding sequence ATGCAAGCTGTTGCTAAAGTTAAAAACGTCCGTTACGGCGTTCGCAAGCTCCGTCGCGTAGTTGACCTCGTTCGTGGCAAGTCCGTCAGCGAAGCCTTCGCGATGCTCTCCATCCTCCGTACGCAGACCAAGGGTGCTCCGCTGGTTGAAAATGCTCTCAAGTCCGCTGTCGCTAACTTGAAGCAGAAGTCCGCCGCTCCGGTTTCCGCCGAAGAAATCGTGATCAAGACCATCACCGCTGATGGTGGTACGATCATGAAGCGTATTCACCCGCGTTCCCAGGGCCGTGCTTTCCGTATCGAAAAGCCGCTCTCCCACATCACCGTCGTTGTCGCAGACAAGGAGAATTAA
- the rpsS gene encoding 30S ribosomal protein S19 → MSRSLKKGAFVDSHVLSKAQAMAGSDKKQAIKTWSRRSTIVPDMVGLTFSVYNGKQFLPVYVTENMVGHKLGEFALTRTFRGHRKTETAGGKK, encoded by the coding sequence ATGTCTAGATCCCTTAAGAAAGGTGCGTTCGTGGATTCCCACGTTCTCAGCAAGGCCCAGGCGATGGCCGGTTCCGACAAGAAACAGGCTATCAAGACCTGGTCCCGTCGTTCCACAATCGTCCCGGATATGGTCGGACTCACTTTCTCCGTCTATAACGGCAAGCAGTTCCTTCCGGTTTATGTCACCGAAAACATGGTTGGCCATAAGCTCGGCGAATTCGCTCTGACCCGTACTTTCCGCGGTCACCGCAAGACTGAAACTGCTGGAGGCAAGAAATAA
- the rplB gene encoding 50S ribosomal protein L2, translating to MGLKSYRPITPTLRYKQLGDRKEITAAKPYKPLTEGIKRSSGRNNAGEITSRRRGGGHKKLYRIIDFKRQFAGLSCTVETIEYDPNRTARIALVKYENGKRAYIIAPAEIKVGDVLKAGEGAEFRVGNAIPLRDIPLNTIIHNIEMKPGKGAQIARSAGAGAELVAKDGKLCQVKLPSGEVRYIPEECLATVGQVSNIDHMNESSGSAGRSRWLGKRPAVRGVVMNPVDHPLGGGEGRTSGGRHPCSPWGKNSKGAKTRNNKRTDKFIVRHRQKRA from the coding sequence ATGGGTCTGAAATCTTATCGCCCGATTACCCCGACACTGCGTTACAAGCAGCTTGGTGACCGCAAGGAAATCACCGCTGCCAAGCCGTACAAGCCGCTTACCGAAGGTATCAAGCGCAGCTCCGGCCGTAACAATGCTGGTGAAATTACCTCCCGTCGTCGTGGTGGTGGTCACAAGAAACTGTATCGTATCATCGACTTCAAGCGTCAGTTTGCCGGTCTCTCCTGCACTGTCGAAACAATCGAATACGATCCGAACCGTACAGCTCGCATCGCTCTCGTCAAGTACGAAAACGGCAAGCGTGCATACATCATCGCTCCGGCCGAAATCAAGGTTGGCGATGTGCTGAAAGCTGGTGAAGGTGCTGAATTCCGCGTAGGTAACGCAATTCCTCTCCGCGACATTCCGCTCAACACCATTATCCACAACATCGAAATGAAGCCGGGCAAGGGTGCTCAGATTGCTCGTTCCGCTGGTGCCGGTGCAGAACTGGTTGCCAAGGACGGCAAGCTCTGCCAGGTCAAGCTTCCGAGTGGCGAAGTTCGCTACATCCCGGAAGAATGCCTCGCTACCGTTGGTCAGGTTTCCAATATCGATCACATGAATGAATCCTCGGGTTCTGCAGGCCGCTCTCGCTGGCTCGGCAAGCGCCCGGCCGTCCGTGGTGTCGTTATGAACCCGGTCGACCACCCCCTTGGTGGTGGTGAAGGTCGTACCTCTGGTGGTCGTCATCCGTGCTCTCCTTGGGGTAAGAACTCTAAGGGTGCTAAAACTCGTAACAACAAGCGTACTGATAAGTTCATCGTACGTCATCGTCAGAAGAGGGCCTAA
- the rplW gene encoding 50S ribosomal protein L23 gives MKEIREILVAPHVTEETMKNMVNPRNDVHKYVFKVALDASKEDIKYAIEKRFDVKVAKVNTLINRGKIKRVRMVAGKKPNWKKAYITLKAGQKIAEFEGV, from the coding sequence ATGAAAGAAATTCGTGAAATCCTCGTTGCTCCGCACGTTACCGAAGAAACCATGAAGAACATGGTCAATCCGCGTAACGACGTGCACAAGTACGTATTCAAGGTTGCCTTGGACGCTAGCAAGGAAGACATCAAGTACGCTATCGAAAAGCGCTTTGACGTCAAGGTCGCTAAGGTCAATACTTTGATCAACCGCGGCAAGATCAAGCGCGTCCGTATGGTCGCTGGCAAGAAACCGAACTGGAAGAAGGCCTACATCACGTTGAAGGCCGGGCAAAAGATTGCCGAGTTTGAAGGAGTATAA
- the rplD gene encoding 50S ribosomal protein L4 has translation MASAKLFAATGDFKNDIQLPALFDQEVNKVCMYLHIKAILNNNRQGTAQTKSKGEVSGGGQKPWKQKGTGRARSGQNTSAVWVRGAKAHGPKSHDYFEKVNKKVKKIAFHSALASKASEGKVSVFEALSFAAPKTKDLLAVLSKSGIEQRNVLFIVSEKDQNLYLSSNNIPWCRCARVADVNTYDVVRANNVVISQAALAELEGGR, from the coding sequence ATGGCTAGTGCAAAGCTTTTCGCCGCTACTGGCGATTTTAAGAATGATATCCAGCTCCCGGCTCTCTTCGACCAGGAAGTCAACAAGGTCTGCATGTACCTCCACATCAAGGCTATCCTGAACAACAACCGTCAGGGTACTGCTCAGACTAAGTCCAAGGGCGAAGTCAGCGGCGGTGGCCAGAAGCCGTGGAAGCAGAAGGGTACGGGTCGCGCTCGTTCCGGCCAGAACACCTCTGCAGTTTGGGTTCGTGGTGCCAAGGCTCACGGTCCGAAGTCTCATGACTACTTCGAAAAGGTTAACAAGAAGGTCAAGAAGATCGCATTCCACTCCGCTCTCGCCTCCAAGGCAAGCGAAGGTAAGGTCTCCGTGTTCGAAGCTCTCAGCTTCGCCGCTCCGAAGACTAAGGATCTCCTCGCAGTTCTTTCCAAGTCTGGTATCGAACAGCGTAACGTCCTCTTCATCGTTAGCGAAAAGGATCAGAACCTTTATCTTTCTTCCAACAACATTCCTTGGTGCCGCTGCGCTCGCGTAGCTGACGTCAACACTTACGATGTTGTTCGCGCAAATAACGTTGTCATCTCTCAGGCTGCTCTTGCAGAACTTGAAGGAGGCCGCTAA
- the rplC gene encoding 50S ribosomal protein L3, which translates to MNGILAKKLGMTQVFTEQGECVPVTVLEAGPCVVVCHKTEEKDGYTAVQIGFGLKKEQRANKAEVGHFKKADVAVREHLAEFDVADLESWPVGKEFGAADFADAKTVNVSGISKGHGFSGTIKRHGFHSGPRSHGTHNMREPGGTSAHSYPGRVFPGKRMAGQYGNKKVTVKHLQVVKVDGDRNLIFVRGAVPGPKNSIIVVRKD; encoded by the coding sequence ATGAACGGTATTCTCGCAAAGAAATTGGGAATGACCCAAGTGTTCACGGAACAGGGCGAATGCGTCCCTGTCACGGTTCTCGAAGCCGGTCCGTGCGTGGTCGTTTGCCATAAGACAGAAGAGAAGGACGGCTACACTGCTGTCCAGATCGGCTTTGGTCTCAAGAAGGAACAGCGCGCCAATAAGGCAGAAGTCGGCCATTTCAAGAAGGCTGACGTGGCTGTTCGTGAACACCTCGCTGAATTTGATGTCGCTGATCTCGAATCCTGGCCGGTTGGCAAGGAATTCGGCGCTGCCGACTTCGCTGATGCAAAGACTGTGAACGTCTCTGGCATCTCCAAGGGTCATGGTTTCTCTGGCACTATCAAGCGCCACGGTTTCCATAGCGGTCCTCGTTCCCATGGTACGCACAATATGCGCGAACCGGGTGGTACGTCCGCTCACTCCTATCCGGGTCGTGTTTTCCCGGGTAAGCGTATGGCTGGTCAATACGGCAACAAGAAAGTGACCGTGAAGCACCTCCAGGTCGTCAAAGTTGATGGCGACCGCAACCTGATCTTCGTCCGTGGCGCTGTCCCGGGCCCGAAGAACAGCATTATCGTGGTGAGGAAAGACTAA
- the rpsJ gene encoding 30S ribosomal protein S10: MAGERIRIRLKSFDHRMIDRSAQDIVNTAKNTGARIAGPIPLPTKIQKYTVLRSPHIDKTSREQFESRTHKRLIDILDATPQTVDSLMKLDLPAGVEVEIKV; this comes from the coding sequence ATGGCTGGTGAACGCATCCGTATTCGCTTGAAGAGCTTCGATCATCGTATGATCGACCGCTCCGCTCAAGATATCGTGAATACAGCTAAGAACACTGGGGCTCGTATTGCAGGCCCCATCCCTCTCCCGACGAAGATCCAGAAGTATACGGTGCTCCGCTCTCCGCATATTGACAAGACTTCTCGTGAACAGTTCGAATCCCGTACGCACAAGCGTCTTATCGACATCCTTGATGCTACGCCGCAAACTGTAGATTCCCTCATGAAACTTGACTTGCCGGCAGGCGTTGAAGTCGAAATTAAGGTCTAA
- the tuf gene encoding elongation factor Tu: MAKEHFDRSKPHCNIGTIGHVDHGKTTLTAAICTTLAAKGLAAAKRFDEIDNAPEEKARGITINTSHVEYTTANRHYAHVDCPGHADYVKNMVTGAAQMDGAILVVAATDGPMPQTREHILLAHQVGVPKIVVFMNKCDMVDDAEILDLVEMEVRELLSKYDFDGDNTPIIRGSALKALEGDPEYQDKVMELMNACDEYIPLPQRDTDKPFLMPIEDVFTITGRGTVATGRIERGVVRLNDKVERIGLGETTEYVITGVEMFRKLLDDAQAGDNVGLLLRGAEKKDIVRGMVLAAPKSVTPHTEFKAEIYVLTKDEGGRHTPFMNGYRPQFYFRTTDVTGTIQLPEGVEMVTPGDTVTIHVNLIAPIAMEKQLRFAIREGGRTVGAGSVTEIIK; this comes from the coding sequence ATGGCAAAAGAACATTTTGACAGAAGCAAGCCGCACTGCAACATCGGCACCATCGGCCACGTTGACCACGGTAAAACCACTTTGACCGCTGCAATCTGCACCACCCTTGCTGCTAAGGGTCTTGCCGCTGCAAAGCGTTTCGACGAAATCGACAACGCTCCGGAAGAAAAGGCTCGTGGTATCACGATTAACACCTCCCACGTGGAATACACCACTGCTAACCGTCACTACGCACACGTCGACTGCCCGGGGCATGCTGACTATGTGAAGAACATGGTGACTGGTGCTGCTCAGATGGACGGCGCTATCCTCGTCGTTGCTGCTACTGACGGCCCGATGCCGCAGACTCGCGAACACATCCTTCTCGCTCACCAGGTTGGCGTGCCGAAGATCGTCGTGTTCATGAACAAGTGCGACATGGTTGACGATGCCGAAATTCTCGACCTCGTCGAAATGGAAGTCCGCGAACTTCTGTCTAAGTACGACTTTGACGGCGACAACACGCCGATTATCCGTGGTTCCGCACTCAAGGCCCTCGAAGGCGATCCGGAATACCAGGACAAGGTCATGGAACTCATGAACGCTTGCGACGAATACATCCCGCTCCCGCAGCGCGATACCGACAAGCCGTTCCTCATGCCGATCGAAGACGTGTTCACGATTACTGGCCGCGGCACTGTCGCTACTGGCCGTATCGAACGCGGTGTCGTTCGCTTGAACGACAAGGTCGAACGTATCGGTCTCGGTGAAACCACCGAATACGTCATCACCGGTGTTGAAATGTTCCGTAAGCTCCTCGACGACGCTCAGGCCGGCGACAACGTTGGTCTCTTGCTCCGTGGCGCTGAAAAGAAGGACATCGTCCGTGGCATGGTTCTCGCCGCTCCGAAGTCCGTTACTCCGCACACCGAATTCAAGGCTGAAATCTACGTTCTCACGAAGGACGAAGGTGGCCGCCACACGCCGTTCATGAACGGCTACCGTCCTCAGTTCTACTTCCGCACCACCGACGTTACCGGCACGATTCAGCTCCCGGAAGGCGTCGAAATGGTTACCCCGGGTGATACCGTCACGATTCACGTGAACCTCATCGCTCCGATCGCCATGGAAAAGCAGCTCCGCTTCGCTATCCGCGAAGGTGGACGTACTGTTGGTGCTGGCTCTGTTACCGAAATCATCAAGTAA